CATCACCTGTGTTGATTCACCTAGCTTACGAAGCAGTTTGCCGACAATGGCAGCTGTTGGACCACTAATACCTACATCCACTTCATCGAAGATAAGGCTTGGTGTATCCACTTTCTGTGCAGTAATAACCTGAATCGCCAAAGATATACGGGAAAGCTCACCACCGGAAGCCACGCGCCCTAACGCTTGCATTGGCTGACCTGGGTTGGTGGAAACCAAAAGCTCAATACTGTCGAAGCCCAGTGGTGACAAATGACTTTCCGGTTGGCTATCCAGTGCAATATGGAATTTGCCGTTTTGCATGCTGAGTTCATGCATGCTGGCAGAAATTAGTTTATCCAACTCTTTGGCATAACGCTTACGGCTCTTGCTGAGTTTCTCAGCGGCTGCTAGACACGCTTGATGCTTGAGTTCGACTCGAGCGGCAAGCTGTTCAATCTGGTTATCGCTGTCATTGAGGTTTTCAAGCTCATTGGCCAGAGACTGATGGGAAGTGAACAGCTCTCCAGGAGAAACCTGATGTTTGCGTGACAGGCGCATAATGGTTGCCATACGTTCATCTAAATAGCTCAGACGCGCAGGATCCATATCCAGGCTGTCCATATAGCTCGAGATTTCGTGGCTGGTTTCCTGCACCTGAATGCAAGCTTCGTCCAGCATCTGTGTTAGATCGTTAAAACGGCTATCCATCGCGGCGAGTTCGGCAAGTTTCTGCTGGGCAAACTGCAGCAACTGCATCGCGTTGTTTTCATCATCTTCACTCAATGACTGAAGAACACTCTGGCTGCAAATAGCAATGTCGCCACAGTTGGAAAGGCGTTTGTGCTCTGCTTCCAGCTCTGGGTATTCGGTTTCACCTAACGCCAGTTCATTGAGCTCATTTACCTGGTATTCCAAAAGCTGGCGTTGGGCTTCGACCGCTTCTATGTTCTTTTCTAACTGCTTGAGCTCGTTTCGTGCGGCACGCCAGTCTTGATAACGTTGGCGCATTGTAGCGAGCAGGTTTTGATGGCCGGCATATTGGTCGAGCAATGTCAGTTGATAATCGTTTTTCATCAAAAGCTGATGGGCGTGCTGACCATGAATATTGATAAGGTGTTGCCCCAGTGCTTTTTGCTGGGAGGCTGGAACAGGGCTGCCATTAATGAAGGCGCGTGAACGGCCCTCTTTAGTGATCACACGTCGTAGAATGCACTCATCACCATCGACCAACTCATTGTCTTCCAACCAACGTCTCGCGGCAGGATTGTTCTGGAGTTGGAAGAGCACCACGATTTCGGCTTTTTCCTCACCGGGACGAACCATTGAAGCATCTGCGCGATCGCCCAGACATAAACCCAAAGCATCAATAGCGATGGATTTACCTGCACCGGTCTCGCCAGTAATGGTGGTCATTCCTTGTTGGAAGTCGAGTTCGAGTGCTTTAACAATGGCAAAGTTTTGAATTGTGATGTGTGCCAGCATGCGCCTATACCTGTTTTTATCATCACCTGTTGTTATATACAGTATATACTGTGTTTGTATACAGTAAAGATGATCAGGTATGAATTCGCGATGAAATTGTGATGCGGATTAAAAAACGAGCAAAGAGAGTGATGAAAATAAAAAAGAGCAGCCTAAGCCACTCTTTTCATGAACAATGTTCTTTCCTGCTTTATCAGAAGAGTTTGCTGGACCAGCCCAATTTGGTTCGCAACGTTTTGTAGTAGCTGTAATTTTTAGGATGGATAAGCTTCAACAGTGAAGGGCTTCTATAGATGTGTACTTCATCCCCCGGATTAACAGGCAAAGACACCTGACTGTCACAACTCACTTCCAATGTGCTGCCGTTATCCGGTGAAACCACTAGCTTAATATGCCGTTTAGCATCGACGACCAAAGGACGGCTCGATAGCGTATGCGGGAACATAGGAACGAGTGAAATCGCATCAATGCTCGGTGACAGGATAGGACCACCACCGGAAAGGCTGTAAGCCGTTGAGCCTGTTGGCGTCGAAATGATAATGCCGTCGGAACGTTGGGAGAAGGCGAAGTTATCGTCGATATAGACTTCAAATTCAATCATGTGGGCGACTTGCCCAGGGTGAAGCACTGCTTCGTTAAGCGCCGCGTTATGGCTTTTCACCTGACCGTGACGGTGCACCTCTGCTTCAAGCAGGAAGCGGTGATCTTCGATGTACTCACCGGACAATACTGACGTCAGTGCATCTTGATATTCATCTGGGTCGAGATCGGTCAAAAAGCCGAGGTTGCCCCGGTTGACACCGATAACGGAAATATCAAAACGGGAAAGGACACGGGCTGCGCCAAGCATATTTCCATCACCACCAATCACAATCGCCAAATCGGCTTTAGCACCCAGCGAAAGCAAATCGTGGAAATCATCAGCGGGAATATCGAGGTAATTGTCGAGACGATTGTCGACCAATGTGCGGTAACCTTGTTGGGTCAGCCAGTGATACAGGCTTTCATGGGTTGCTACCGCTTCTGGATTTCGCGGTTTTCCTACCAAAGCTATAGTGTTAAAACGCTTTGACATCTTATTGATCCTGCACAGTTTAGTGGCTTGAGTATAAGTGATTGCCCTGCACTTGTCGTGCATTGCGGCAAGAGACACCTTGAAACGTGACCATTCATCCCCATAATAAGCAAAACCGTCGAGATTGATGCCCCAATCCTTGAGATTTTTGGGGTTCAACACAGTGTATTGTGTCGGAGAGAGCATGAGCAAAGAAGAAAACAAGATCCAGGAAGAAGAATTGCAAAACGAAGCAGTGGAAGCACAGGCTGAAGAAAATGCCCTTGATGCTGAAACTGATGCAATGATTAACCGGATCACTGAGCTTGAAGCTGCACTTGAAGCAAGTGAAGCGACAGTGAAAGAGCAACAAGACAGCGTACTGCGCGCACGTGCAGACATTGAAAACATGCGTCGTCGTACCGAGCAGGAAATAGACAAAGCGCGTAAGTTTGCTCTGGAGCGTTTTGCGAACGAACTGCTTCCTGTTATCGACAACATGGAACGCGCAGTAGAGATGGCGGACAAAGAAAATGACGCCCTCAAGCCGATGATCGAAGGCGTTGAGCTAACTCTGAAGACCATGAAAGATGCAGTGGAAAAATTCGGCCTGAAAGAGCTGAACCCACACGGCGAACCGTTCAACCCAGAATTCCACCAGGCAATGTCTATCCAGGAAAGCGCAGATCACGAGCCAAATACCGTGATGTTCGTGATGCAGAAAGGCTATGAACTGAATGGTCGTGTTGTTCGCCCAGCCATGGTCATGGTTTCAAAAGCCGCTGCTGGTAACGTGAACGAGCAGGCATAAGACCGAATTTAAGGAAAAACCCGCATTTTGCGGGTTTTTTTCATTTCAGGCCTTGAAAGCCAATAAGTCGCCCTTATTTAAGGTGCATCAAAAGAAAATTTAAAAATTTTTCTTGTGCAGGGTTGAACCCTAAACCGCGACCCCCATATATGGGTTAACGCAACATAGACGTAAGACGAATTTTCGGAGAAAACCAAATGGGTAAGATCATTGGTATCGACTTGGGTACTACCAACTCATGTGTAGCAGTACTGGACGGTGACAAGCCACGCGTAATCGAAAATGCAGAGGGCGATCGCACAACGCCATCAATCATCGCGTACACCCAGGACGGTGAAACTCTGGTAGGTCAGCCAGCAAAACGTCAGGCAGTGACCAACCCAGAAAACACGCTGTTTGCAATCAAACGACTGATCGGTCGTCGCTTCGAAGACGAAGAAGTTCAGCGTGATATCGAAATCATGCCTTACAAAATCGTTAAGGCTGACAACGGCGATGCATGGGTAGAAGCTAAAGGCCAGAAAATGGCAGCTCCTCAGGTTTCAGCTGAAGTCCTGAAGAAAATGAAGAAAACTGCAGAAGACTTCCTGGGTGAGGAAGTCACTGGCGCAGTTATCACTGTACCTGCGTACTTCAATGACGCACAGCGCCAGGCGACTAAAGACGCTGGCCGCATCGCGGGTCTGGAAGTTAAACGTATTATCAACGAACCAACTGCTGCTGCACTGGCTTACGGCCTGGACAAGCAAGGTGGTGACCGCACTATCGCAGTTTACGACTTGGGTGGTGGTACTTTCGATATCTCTATCATCGAGATTGACGAAGTAGACGGCGAGAAGACGTTCGAAGTACTGGCAACCAACGGTGACACTCACCTGGGTGGTGAAGACTTCGACAACCGCATGATCAACTACCTGGTTGACGAGTTCAAAAAAGACCAAGGCATCGACCTGCGTAAAGATCCACTGGCAATGCAGCGTCTGAAAGAAGCAGCTGAGAAAGCGAAGATCGAACTGTCTTCTGCGCAGCAAACTGACGTGAACCTGCCATACATCACTGCAGATGCGACTGGTCCTAAGCACATGAACGTTAAAGTGACCCGTGCGAAGCTGGAATCATTGGTTGAAGACCTGGTTCAACGTTCACTGGAGCCACTGAAAGTTGCATTGGCTGACGCAGACCTGTCTGTAAACGACATCAACGACGTAATCCTGGTTGGTGGTCAGACTCGTATGCCAATGGTTCAAGCGAAAGTTGCTGAATTCTTTGGTAAAGAAGCACGTAAAGACGTGAACCCTGACGAAGCAGTTGCGGTTGGTGCAGCGGTTCAGGGCGGTGTACTGGCAGGTGACGTGAAAGACGTTCTGCTGCTGGATGTAACGCCACTGTCTCTGGGTATCGAAACCATGGGCGGCGTGATGACTAAGCTCATCGAGAAGAACACCACCATCCCTACTAAGGCGAACCAAGTGTTCTCTACTGCTGAAGACAACCAAAGTGCAGTAACGATTCACGTACTGCAAGGTGAGCGTAAGCAGGCGACGTAC
The nucleotide sequence above comes from Grimontia kaedaensis. Encoded proteins:
- the recN gene encoding DNA repair protein RecN; translated protein: MLAHITIQNFAIVKALELDFQQGMTTITGETGAGKSIAIDALGLCLGDRADASMVRPGEEKAEIVVLFQLQNNPAARRWLEDNELVDGDECILRRVITKEGRSRAFINGSPVPASQQKALGQHLINIHGQHAHQLLMKNDYQLTLLDQYAGHQNLLATMRQRYQDWRAARNELKQLEKNIEAVEAQRQLLEYQVNELNELALGETEYPELEAEHKRLSNCGDIAICSQSVLQSLSEDDENNAMQLLQFAQQKLAELAAMDSRFNDLTQMLDEACIQVQETSHEISSYMDSLDMDPARLSYLDERMATIMRLSRKHQVSPGELFTSHQSLANELENLNDSDNQIEQLAARVELKHQACLAAAEKLSKSRKRYAKELDKLISASMHELSMQNGKFHIALDSQPESHLSPLGFDSIELLVSTNPGQPMQALGRVASGGELSRISLAIQVITAQKVDTPSLIFDEVDVGISGPTAAIVGKLLRKLGESTQVMCVTHLPQVAGCGHQQMFVAKASEKGKTTTSMIPLDTQARVQELARLLGGSEITEHTLANAKELLIAA
- the nadK gene encoding NAD(+) kinase, which codes for MSKRFNTIALVGKPRNPEAVATHESLYHWLTQQGYRTLVDNRLDNYLDIPADDFHDLLSLGAKADLAIVIGGDGNMLGAARVLSRFDISVIGVNRGNLGFLTDLDPDEYQDALTSVLSGEYIEDHRFLLEAEVHRHGQVKSHNAALNEAVLHPGQVAHMIEFEVYIDDNFAFSQRSDGIIISTPTGSTAYSLSGGGPILSPSIDAISLVPMFPHTLSSRPLVVDAKRHIKLVVSPDNGSTLEVSCDSQVSLPVNPGDEVHIYRSPSLLKLIHPKNYSYYKTLRTKLGWSSKLF
- the grpE gene encoding nucleotide exchange factor GrpE, which gives rise to MSKEENKIQEEELQNEAVEAQAEENALDAETDAMINRITELEAALEASEATVKEQQDSVLRARADIENMRRRTEQEIDKARKFALERFANELLPVIDNMERAVEMADKENDALKPMIEGVELTLKTMKDAVEKFGLKELNPHGEPFNPEFHQAMSIQESADHEPNTVMFVMQKGYELNGRVVRPAMVMVSKAAAGNVNEQA
- the dnaK gene encoding molecular chaperone DnaK, translated to MGKIIGIDLGTTNSCVAVLDGDKPRVIENAEGDRTTPSIIAYTQDGETLVGQPAKRQAVTNPENTLFAIKRLIGRRFEDEEVQRDIEIMPYKIVKADNGDAWVEAKGQKMAAPQVSAEVLKKMKKTAEDFLGEEVTGAVITVPAYFNDAQRQATKDAGRIAGLEVKRIINEPTAAALAYGLDKQGGDRTIAVYDLGGGTFDISIIEIDEVDGEKTFEVLATNGDTHLGGEDFDNRMINYLVDEFKKDQGIDLRKDPLAMQRLKEAAEKAKIELSSAQQTDVNLPYITADATGPKHMNVKVTRAKLESLVEDLVQRSLEPLKVALADADLSVNDINDVILVGGQTRMPMVQAKVAEFFGKEARKDVNPDEAVAVGAAVQGGVLAGDVKDVLLLDVTPLSLGIETMGGVMTKLIEKNTTIPTKANQVFSTAEDNQSAVTIHVLQGERKQATYNKSLGQFNLEGINAAPRGMPQIEVVFDLDADGILHVSAKDKSTGKEQKITIQASGGLSDDEIEKMVQEAEANKEADKKFEELASARNQADQMVHGTRKQIEEAGDALPADEKEKIEAAISELEEARKGEDKEAIDAKVQALIAASQKLMEVAQQQAQAAQAQDAGAEQTKQDDDVVDAEFEEVKDDKK